The Methylomicrobium agile genome has a segment encoding these proteins:
- the cas1 gene encoding CRISPR-associated endonuclease Cas1 yields the protein MSSLYLDRKNLGIKLDGQALALYEDGIRKGSVPLHLLERIVLRGNAQLESRVLGALAERNIGLVILSGRNTEATAMLAGGSHGDGVRRLGQYRTSIEDGLRIPLARRLVLIKVRSQRRLLKQALAARADLRYPLTGAATTLNGILAQLREDRQAPSLSTLRGLEGAAAAAYFAAFTRLFAPELNFTGRNKRPPPDPVNACLSLGYTLLHYDAVRACHIVGLDTMLGFYHDLSFGRESLACDLMEPLRPVMDGWVWQLFRERELRAEHFSHDKGRCVMNKAGRQRFYAFYEARAGSARRLLRRYGYALARRYRSVYEARP from the coding sequence ATGAGTAGTTTATATTTGGATCGCAAGAATCTCGGGATTAAGCTGGATGGCCAGGCATTGGCGCTTTATGAAGACGGCATTCGGAAAGGCTCGGTGCCGCTGCATTTGCTCGAGCGCATCGTATTGCGAGGCAATGCGCAGCTCGAAAGCCGGGTGCTGGGCGCATTGGCTGAACGCAATATCGGGCTGGTGATTCTATCCGGACGCAATACCGAGGCTACGGCGATGCTGGCCGGAGGTTCCCACGGCGATGGCGTTCGGCGATTGGGGCAATATCGCACGAGTATAGAAGACGGTCTGCGGATCCCGTTGGCGCGCCGGCTGGTGTTGATCAAGGTTCGTTCCCAGCGCCGTTTGTTGAAGCAGGCACTGGCGGCGCGAGCCGATCTACGCTATCCCTTGACGGGAGCCGCCACTACCTTGAACGGCATTCTCGCCCAGTTACGCGAGGATCGGCAGGCGCCGTCTCTCAGCACTTTGCGGGGACTGGAGGGCGCGGCGGCCGCCGCCTACTTCGCTGCTTTTACCCGGCTGTTTGCGCCGGAACTGAATTTTACCGGGCGCAATAAGCGGCCGCCGCCCGATCCGGTCAACGCTTGCCTGTCGTTAGGCTACACACTGCTGCATTATGACGCCGTGCGGGCCTGCCATATCGTCGGCCTGGACACCATGCTGGGTTTCTATCACGACCTGAGCTTCGGTCGCGAATCGCTGGCTTGCGACTTGATGGAGCCTTTGCGGCCTGTGATGGACGGATGGGTATGGCAATTGTTCCGCGAGCGGGAATTGCGGGCCGAGCATTTCAGCCACGATAAAGGGCGTTGCGTGATGAATAAAGCCGGCCGGCAGCGCTTTTATGCCTTCTATGAGGCTCGTGCGGGTTCGGCGAGGCGCTTGCTGCGCCGATACGGCTATGCGCTGGCAAGACGCTATCGAAGCGTTTACGAGGCTCGTCCATGA
- the cas2 gene encoding CRISPR-associated endonuclease Cas2 — protein MAKRQLYLAAYDISCNRRLRKALYVLRGYASGGQKSVFECFLTVVEKEQLLEEIAQVINPEEDRFVMVRLAGVKHIRTLGKAVLPQDGSFFYVG, from the coding sequence ATGGCTAAACGGCAACTCTATCTGGCGGCTTACGATATTTCCTGTAACCGGCGGCTGCGCAAGGCATTGTATGTTTTGCGCGGTTATGCTTCGGGCGGACAAAAGTCGGTGTTCGAATGTTTTTTGACGGTTGTCGAAAAAGAGCAACTGCTGGAAGAGATTGCTCAAGTCATAAACCCTGAGGAGGACCGCTTTGTCATGGTGCGATTGGCGGGGGTGAAGCACATCCGTACGCTCGGCAAGGCGGTACTGCCTCAGGACGGTTCGTTCTTTTATGTGGGATAG
- a CDS encoding DDE-type integrase/transposase/recombinase, with amino-acid sequence MGQVLHGTATTTHVVREKIQDSQESLVKLAKCYGINPKTVQKWRKRESVEDLKCGSKPGQGSVLTAVDVETRRKTLLPLDDLYDLLLPQIPALTRSNLHRCLQRHGVSRLADLLPDEEKTTTRTFKTYAPGFLHLDTAQINLGKDKEYLFVAIDRATRYVYLELHDNKRMETATAFLENALAQYPFKVEKLLTDNGIEFSYNPLPDAKKPKDKEHPFVALCKAQQIEHRTTLVKHPWTNGRAEAMNKKVKANTTQRFHYDNVDALKTHLYHYLLNYNFNLKLRALGRKTPFEAILQW; translated from the coding sequence ATGGGGCAAGTACTCCACGGAACAGCCACGACCACGCACGTTGTCCGAGAAAAAATTCAAGACTCTCAAGAAAGTCTCGTCAAACTCGCCAAGTGCTACGGGATCAACCCCAAAACTGTCCAGAAGTGGCGGAAGCGGGAGTCGGTCGAAGACCTCAAGTGCGGCAGCAAACCCGGCCAAGGCAGCGTGCTGACCGCGGTGGACGTCGAAACCCGGCGTAAGACCTTATTGCCCTTGGATGACTTGTACGATCTGTTGCTGCCGCAGATACCGGCACTGACCCGCTCCAACCTGCACCGCTGCCTGCAACGCCACGGTGTCAGCCGCTTGGCCGACCTGTTGCCGGACGAGGAAAAGACCACCACCCGGACGTTCAAAACCTACGCACCGGGCTTTCTCCACCTCGACACGGCCCAAATCAACTTGGGCAAAGACAAGGAGTACCTGTTCGTTGCCATCGACCGCGCCACCCGCTACGTCTATCTAGAGCTGCACGACAACAAGCGCATGGAGACCGCTACCGCCTTTCTGGAAAACGCCCTGGCACAATATCCGTTCAAGGTCGAAAAGCTGCTCACCGACAACGGCATCGAGTTCAGCTATAACCCCTTGCCCGACGCCAAGAAGCCCAAGGACAAGGAACATCCGTTCGTTGCGCTGTGCAAGGCCCAACAGATCGAACACCGCACCACCCTGGTCAAGCACCCGTGGACGAACGGCAGGGCCGAGGCGATGAACAAAAAGGTCAAGGCCAACACGACCCAACGTTTCCACTATGACAATGTGGACGCGCTCAAAACCCATCTCTACCACTACCTGCTAAATTACAACTTCAACCTCAAATTACGGGCCCTAGGCCGTAAGACACCCTTTGAGGCCATCCTGCAATGGTAG
- a CDS encoding efflux transporter outer membrane subunit encodes MQIRFANLLFYAVMAATVEGCMMGPDYVKPKVQVPVAFKELQGWQQAQPKDDRLPGKWWEMFGDPQLNALEEQVVDNNQTLAAAEAQYRQAQHLVQTALAAYLPTGGVAATVNRFRAATGQNVAVSGVRYLFGTALNISWEPDLWGSVRRQVEANVGSAQASAATLQALCLSTQATLAQDYFQLRALDAQRQLLNQTVAAYRKTLEITRNRYAVGVAALSDVVQAEAQLESARAQAVDVEVMRSQMEHALAVLVGKSPAELDIGQGALTTRLPTIPVAVPSAVLERRPDIASAERSMAATNAKIGVAKAAYFPTLTLSATNGFQTANLSKLFSMATRYWALGPAAAAWTLLDGGAHSAQLKQAIDAFDASVAQYRQSVLTGFQEVEDSLSALRTLEEESHVQDKAVRAAESALTITENQYKAGTVGYSNVMIAQAAALNNRKSAVTVFGQRLIYAVQLVKALGGGWGSADLPDADSAAGERKWTDFLPFPLQ; translated from the coding sequence ATGCAGATTCGTTTCGCCAACTTGCTTTTTTACGCCGTCATGGCCGCGACCGTTGAAGGATGCATGATGGGGCCGGATTACGTGAAGCCCAAGGTGCAAGTGCCGGTCGCCTTCAAGGAGCTGCAAGGCTGGCAACAAGCGCAGCCCAAGGACGACCGGTTGCCCGGCAAATGGTGGGAAATGTTCGGCGATCCCCAACTGAACGCTCTGGAAGAGCAAGTGGTGGACAATAATCAAACCCTGGCGGCCGCGGAAGCGCAATATCGGCAAGCGCAACATTTGGTGCAAACGGCATTGGCTGCGTATTTGCCGACCGGCGGCGTTGCCGCCACGGTCAATCGGTTTAGAGCGGCCACCGGTCAGAATGTGGCGGTTTCCGGTGTTCGTTATTTGTTCGGTACGGCTCTGAATATTTCCTGGGAGCCGGACCTGTGGGGGAGCGTGCGCCGCCAGGTGGAAGCCAACGTCGGCAGCGCTCAGGCCAGTGCCGCTACCTTGCAGGCTTTGTGTTTGTCGACGCAGGCGACGCTGGCGCAGGATTATTTCCAGTTGCGGGCGCTGGATGCCCAGCGGCAATTACTGAATCAGACCGTGGCGGCCTATCGGAAAACCCTGGAGATCACCCGCAACCGTTACGCGGTGGGCGTAGCGGCCCTTAGCGACGTGGTACAGGCCGAAGCGCAACTGGAATCCGCAAGAGCGCAAGCGGTCGATGTGGAGGTGATGCGCTCGCAAATGGAACATGCGCTCGCGGTGCTGGTCGGCAAATCGCCTGCCGAATTGGATATCGGGCAGGGCGCTTTAACGACCAGGCTGCCGACGATTCCGGTCGCGGTGCCGTCGGCGGTATTGGAACGCCGGCCGGACATCGCCAGCGCGGAACGTTCGATGGCGGCCACCAACGCTAAAATCGGCGTGGCCAAAGCCGCTTATTTTCCTACTTTGACCTTGTCGGCCACCAACGGCTTTCAAACCGCGAATCTCTCGAAATTGTTCTCGATGGCCACCCGTTATTGGGCGCTGGGACCGGCTGCGGCGGCCTGGACCCTATTGGACGGCGGCGCGCATTCGGCTCAACTCAAACAGGCCATCGATGCTTTCGATGCCAGCGTCGCCCAATACCGGCAAAGCGTTCTGACCGGTTTTCAGGAAGTGGAGGACAGTTTGTCGGCGTTGCGCACCCTGGAAGAAGAATCTCATGTGCAGGACAAAGCCGTACGAGCCGCGGAATCCGCTTTGACGATTACCGAAAACCAATACAAGGCCGGCACGGTCGGTTATTCGAATGTGATGATCGCTCAAGCTGCCGCACTGAACAATCGGAAGTCGGCGGTGACTGTGTTCGGACAGCGGTTGATTTATGCTGTGCAACTCGTCAAAGCCTTGGGAGGGGGATGGGGCAGTGCGGATTTACCGGATGCTGATTCGGCGGCGGGTGAACGCAAATGGACTGATTTTTTGCCGTTCCCCCTTCAATAA
- a CDS encoding multidrug efflux RND transporter permease subunit: MNPSALFIQRPVATTLLTIGLALAGTVAFLQLPVAPLPQVDFPTISVSAGLPGASPETMAATVAAPLERSLGRIAGITEMTSASSLGSTTITLQFDLNRDIDGAARDVQSAINAAGSLLPTNLPNRPKYRKVNPSDSPILILALTSEVLSRGQMYDAASTVLAQKIAQIPGIGQVAVGGSSLPAVRVELNPYLLAKYDLSLEDVRSTITAANTNRPKGSLAVGDRQWQIQTNDQAKRAEEYNPLIVAYRNGAPVRISDLGEAVDSVEDLRNAGVKNGKPSVLLILFKQPGANILETVEQVQATLPQLAAMIPSTIDLSVVVDRSLTIRASVDEVEHSLLIAIALVIMVILLFLRRLRSALIPVIAVPVSLIGACAVMYLCDYSLDNLSLMALTIATGFVVDDAIVVLENISRHIEEGQPPYAAALIGAKDVGFTVLSMSLSLIAVFIPILLMGGIVGRLFREFAVTLSAAVLVSLVVSLTVTPMLCARWLQTDRHTPGRLSQAIESGFLFFHRGYRSSLRWALRHAPWMMLILLACIGLNVYLYIKVPKGFFPVQDNGRLAGSIVADQAISFQAMKKKLLDFAGILQKDSTVVSVVGFAGGGQNINSARMFVELKSPEQRSESIGKTMQRLRKQLSDEPGADLFLQPVQDLRIGGRTSASLYEFTLRSENLADLREWTPKIVAALQNKSKLVDVNTDQQDKGQQISLQVDRDKAARYGVTQAAVDAALNNAFGQRQVSVIYNPLNQYHVVMELAPEYWHDPQILRQLYVTGSGQNGAKQIPVTAIADFRPTHAPLTVNHQGQFAAATISFNLKPGASLSDATQVIQATMSEIGVPGTVRGSFQGAAKAFQESLRDQPWLILAALVTIYIVLGMLYESYVHPLTILSTLPSAGMGALLALMICGTEFSIIALIGVILLIGIVKKNAIMMIDFALEAERERGLSSEEAIFQACLLRFRPIMMTTMAAMLGALPLALASGYGAELRQPLGISIVGGLLVSQLLTLYTTPVVYLYLDRLSMWGRRFFKKSSARPGDRVSR, from the coding sequence ATGAATCCGTCGGCGCTCTTTATCCAACGGCCGGTAGCGACGACCTTATTGACCATCGGTTTGGCGTTGGCCGGCACCGTCGCTTTCCTGCAGTTGCCGGTAGCGCCATTGCCGCAAGTGGATTTTCCGACCATTTCCGTTTCGGCCGGCTTGCCGGGCGCGAGTCCCGAAACTATGGCGGCCACGGTCGCCGCGCCGTTGGAGCGATCGCTGGGGCGGATTGCCGGCATTACCGAAATGACGTCCGCCAGTTCGCTGGGTTCGACCACCATTACCTTACAATTCGATTTGAACCGCGATATCGACGGCGCGGCGCGCGACGTGCAGTCGGCCATCAATGCCGCCGGCAGTCTTTTGCCCACCAATTTGCCCAACCGTCCGAAATACCGCAAGGTCAATCCTTCCGATTCGCCGATTTTGATCCTGGCCCTGACCTCCGAGGTGTTGAGCCGAGGCCAAATGTACGACGCGGCATCGACCGTTTTGGCGCAAAAAATAGCGCAAATCCCCGGTATCGGCCAGGTGGCGGTGGGCGGCAGTTCGCTGCCGGCGGTGAGGGTGGAGCTGAATCCTTATTTACTGGCAAAATACGACCTCAGCCTCGAGGATGTGCGCAGCACCATCACAGCCGCCAATACCAACCGGCCGAAAGGCAGCCTTGCCGTTGGAGACCGCCAGTGGCAAATCCAGACTAACGACCAGGCGAAACGGGCCGAGGAATATAATCCTTTGATCGTGGCCTACCGCAACGGCGCCCCGGTCCGGATTTCCGATCTGGGCGAAGCGGTCGACTCGGTGGAAGACTTGCGCAACGCCGGCGTAAAGAACGGTAAACCCTCCGTGTTGTTGATCCTATTCAAACAGCCCGGCGCCAATATCCTCGAAACCGTGGAACAGGTCCAAGCCACGCTCCCTCAGCTTGCGGCCATGATACCCAGCACCATCGATTTGTCGGTTGTGGTGGACCGCTCGCTGACCATCCGCGCCTCGGTCGACGAGGTGGAACACAGCCTGCTGATCGCGATCGCCTTGGTGATCATGGTCATTCTGCTCTTTCTTCGCCGCCTACGCTCGGCCCTGATTCCGGTGATTGCGGTTCCGGTGTCCTTGATCGGCGCCTGCGCGGTGATGTATTTATGCGATTACAGCCTGGACAATCTGTCGTTGATGGCATTGACCATCGCCACCGGTTTCGTGGTGGACGATGCCATCGTCGTGCTGGAAAACATCAGCCGGCATATCGAAGAAGGACAGCCGCCGTATGCGGCCGCCTTGATCGGCGCAAAAGACGTAGGGTTCACCGTCCTGTCGATGAGTTTGTCGCTGATTGCCGTGTTCATTCCGATTCTGTTGATGGGAGGGATCGTAGGACGGCTGTTCCGCGAGTTTGCGGTGACGCTTTCCGCCGCAGTCCTGGTGTCCCTGGTCGTTTCGCTGACCGTCACGCCGATGCTGTGCGCGCGTTGGCTGCAAACCGATCGCCATACGCCGGGCCGGCTCTCGCAAGCCATCGAAAGCGGATTCTTGTTTTTTCACCGCGGCTACCGGTCCAGCTTGCGCTGGGCCTTGCGCCATGCGCCGTGGATGATGCTGATTTTATTGGCGTGCATCGGTTTGAACGTTTATCTCTATATCAAGGTGCCCAAAGGCTTTTTTCCGGTGCAGGATAACGGCCGCCTGGCCGGCAGCATTGTGGCGGACCAGGCGATTTCCTTTCAAGCGATGAAGAAAAAGCTGCTGGATTTCGCCGGGATTCTACAAAAGGATTCGACTGTCGTTTCCGTGGTCGGCTTCGCGGGCGGCGGGCAAAACATCAACAGCGCGCGGATGTTCGTGGAGTTGAAGTCCCCCGAGCAGCGCAGCGAATCCATCGGCAAAACCATGCAGCGCCTGCGCAAGCAATTGTCCGATGAACCGGGCGCCGATTTGTTTTTGCAGCCGGTCCAGGATCTGCGTATCGGCGGACGGACGTCGGCGTCTTTGTATGAATTTACCCTGCGCTCGGAAAATCTTGCGGATCTGCGCGAATGGACGCCGAAAATCGTCGCCGCCCTGCAAAATAAATCGAAATTGGTCGATGTCAACACGGACCAACAGGATAAGGGGCAGCAGATTTCGTTACAGGTCGACCGCGACAAGGCGGCCCGGTACGGTGTCACCCAAGCGGCAGTGGACGCGGCTTTAAATAATGCTTTCGGACAGCGGCAGGTGTCGGTCATTTACAATCCGCTCAACCAATACCACGTGGTCATGGAGTTGGCACCCGAGTATTGGCACGATCCGCAAATCCTTCGGCAGCTTTATGTGACTGGCAGCGGACAGAACGGCGCCAAGCAGATTCCGGTGACCGCCATTGCCGACTTTCGGCCAACCCACGCGCCTTTGACCGTCAACCATCAGGGCCAGTTTGCGGCGGCGACGATCTCGTTCAATTTGAAGCCGGGCGCGTCGCTGTCCGACGCCACCCAAGTAATACAAGCGACGATGAGCGAAATCGGCGTGCCGGGCACCGTGCGCGGCAGTTTTCAGGGCGCCGCCAAAGCGTTTCAGGAGTCGTTGCGCGACCAGCCTTGGTTGATTCTGGCGGCATTGGTCACGATTTACATCGTGCTGGGCATGCTGTACGAAAGTTACGTCCATCCTCTGACCATTCTGTCGACCCTGCCGTCGGCCGGCATGGGCGCGCTTTTGGCATTGATGATCTGCGGTACCGAGTTCAGCATCATCGCCTTGATCGGCGTGATTCTGTTGATCGGCATCGTCAAGAAAAACGCCATCATGATGATCGATTTTGCGTTGGAAGCCGAACGCGAACGGGGCCTAAGCAGCGAGGAGGCCATTTTTCAGGCCTGTTTGCTGCGCTTCCGGCCTATCATGATGACCACGATGGCGGCCATGCTCGGCGCCTTGCCGCTTGCGCTGGCGTCCGGATACGGCGCGGAGTTGCGTCAGCCGTTGGGTATTTCCATCGTCGGCGGCTTGCTGGTCAGCCAATTGCTGACTTTGTACACCACGCCGGTCGTCTATCTTTATTTGGATAGGTTGAGCATGTGGGGACGCCGGTTTTTCAAGAAGTCGTCCGCCCGGCCGGGCGATAGGGTTTCACGTTAG